A genomic window from Flavobacterium phycosphaerae includes:
- the trxB gene encoding thioredoxin-disulfide reductase → MSSTIEKIKCLIIGSGPAGYTAAIYAARANMNPVLYQGTQPGGQLTTTNEVENFPGYPDGVTGPEMMVQLQEQAKRFGTDIRDGWATKVDFSGPVHKVWINDTIELHADTVIISTGASAKYLGLASEQHYLQTGGGVSACAVCDGFFYRNQEVVIVGAGDSACEEAHYLSKLCKKVTMLVRSEKFRASKIMEDRVRKTENITILMNHDTVEVIGDGQVVNEVKALNKTTGEEITIPATGFFVAIGHKPNTDIFADYITLDETGYIINVPGSSKTNVAGVFVAGDAADHVYRQAITAAGTGCMAALDAERYLAAL, encoded by the coding sequence ATGTCAAGCACTATAGAAAAAATTAAATGCCTTATTATAGGTTCAGGACCTGCGGGTTATACGGCTGCAATTTACGCTGCCAGAGCCAATATGAATCCGGTTTTATACCAAGGAACACAACCGGGTGGACAATTAACCACCACTAACGAAGTAGAAAATTTTCCGGGTTATCCTGATGGGGTTACCGGACCTGAAATGATGGTACAACTGCAAGAGCAAGCCAAACGTTTCGGAACTGATATACGTGATGGTTGGGCCACTAAAGTAGATTTTTCAGGACCTGTACATAAGGTTTGGATTAACGATACGATTGAATTGCATGCGGATACTGTAATTATTTCTACGGGAGCTTCGGCTAAATATTTAGGCTTAGCTTCAGAACAACATTATTTGCAAACCGGCGGTGGCGTTTCTGCTTGTGCGGTTTGTGACGGTTTCTTTTACAGAAATCAAGAAGTAGTGATAGTAGGAGCAGGCGATTCGGCTTGTGAGGAAGCGCATTATTTATCTAAACTTTGTAAAAAAGTAACGATGTTGGTAAGAAGCGAAAAATTCAGAGCCTCTAAAATCATGGAAGACCGTGTTCGCAAAACAGAAAACATTACCATACTTATGAACCACGATACGGTTGAGGTTATTGGTGACGGACAAGTGGTAAACGAAGTAAAAGCATTGAACAAAACTACTGGTGAGGAGATTACGATTCCGGCCACGGGGTTCTTTGTAGCTATTGGTCACAAACCTAATACGGATATTTTTGCGGATTATATTACTTTGGATGAAACCGGTTATATTATCAATGTTCCGGGAAGTTCTAAAACCAATGTTGCCGGAGTTTTTGTTGCCGGAGATGCAGCTGATCACGTTTATCGTCAGGCTATTACGGCTGCGGGAACGGGTTGTATGGCTGCTTTGGATGCCGAAAGATATTTGGCCGCTTTATAA
- the scpA gene encoding methylmalonyl-CoA mutase translates to MRKNIQHITLGNSNLKHETSDPKPTFQTAEDIQLKPIYSEQDLEGLEHLGFGSGFAPNLRGPYATMYVRRPWTIRQYAGFSTAEESNAFYRRNLEAGQKGLSVAFDLATHRGYDSDHERVVGDVGKAGVAIDSVEDMKILFDQIPLNEMSVSMTMNGAVLPIMAFYIVAAEEQGVAPELLSGTIQNDILKEFMVRNTYIYPPTPSMKIIADIFDYTSKKMPKFNSISISGYHMQEAGATADIELAYTLADGLEYIRTGLAAGMKIDEFAPRLSFFWAIGMNHFMEIAKMRAGRMLWAKLLKQFSPKDEKSLALRTHCQTSGWSLTEQDPFNNVARTAIEAAAAAFGGTQSLHTNALDEAIALPTDFSARIARNTQIFLQEETKICKTVDPWAGSYYVESLTKEIADKAWALIEEVEALGGMTKAIEAGIPKLRIEEAAARKQARIDSSQDIIVGVNKYRLDKEDPLHILDVDNQMVRKQQIEQLQHIKATRDNDKVKACLAKLTDCAQNANDNLLSLAVEAARNRATLGEISDALEAVFGRYKAQIRSFSGVYSKEIKNDQSFEKAKQLADAFAVKEGRRPRIMIAKMGQDGHDRGAKVVATGYADVGFDVDIGPLFQTPAEAAKQAVENDVHILGVSSLAAGHKTLVPQVIEELKKYGREDIMVIVGGVIPAQDYQFLFDAGAVAVFGPGTKISEAAISILEVLLEE, encoded by the coding sequence ATGAGAAAAAATATCCAACATATCACTTTGGGGAATTCCAACTTGAAGCATGAAACTTCAGACCCGAAACCGACTTTCCAAACCGCCGAAGACATCCAACTAAAACCTATCTATTCCGAACAAGATTTGGAAGGATTAGAGCATTTGGGCTTTGGTTCCGGTTTTGCCCCTAATCTTCGCGGTCCTTACGCTACTATGTATGTACGCCGTCCGTGGACCATTCGCCAGTATGCCGGTTTCTCTACTGCCGAAGAAAGTAATGCTTTCTACAGAAGAAATTTGGAGGCAGGACAAAAAGGACTTTCTGTAGCTTTTGATTTAGCCACTCACCGAGGGTATGATTCAGACCATGAACGTGTAGTTGGTGATGTGGGTAAAGCCGGAGTCGCTATCGACTCAGTAGAAGACATGAAGATTTTGTTTGACCAAATTCCGTTAAACGAAATGTCGGTTTCCATGACCATGAACGGAGCTGTGTTGCCTATTATGGCTTTTTACATTGTGGCAGCAGAAGAACAAGGTGTGGCACCCGAATTACTTTCCGGAACCATACAAAACGATATTCTGAAAGAGTTCATGGTGCGTAATACTTACATCTATCCGCCTACGCCTTCTATGAAAATCATTGCCGATATTTTTGACTATACCAGCAAAAAAATGCCGAAGTTCAACTCCATTTCCATCTCAGGCTACCACATGCAAGAAGCCGGAGCTACCGCCGATATTGAGTTAGCTTACACTTTGGCTGATGGTTTAGAATATATCCGCACGGGCTTAGCGGCCGGAATGAAAATTGATGAGTTTGCTCCCCGACTCTCTTTCTTTTGGGCCATTGGAATGAACCATTTCATGGAAATCGCCAAGATGCGCGCCGGAAGAATGCTTTGGGCTAAGCTACTAAAACAATTCAGTCCAAAAGATGAAAAATCGTTAGCCTTACGAACGCATTGTCAAACTTCGGGTTGGAGTTTAACCGAACAAGACCCTTTCAATAATGTAGCCCGTACTGCCATTGAAGCAGCAGCAGCAGCCTTTGGCGGAACCCAGTCGTTACACACCAATGCTTTAGACGAAGCGATTGCCTTGCCTACCGATTTCTCAGCACGTATTGCCCGTAACACCCAAATATTTTTACAGGAAGAAACCAAAATCTGTAAAACGGTTGACCCATGGGCCGGCAGTTACTATGTAGAAAGTTTAACCAAAGAAATTGCCGATAAAGCTTGGGCCTTGATAGAAGAGGTTGAAGCCTTAGGCGGTATGACCAAAGCTATAGAAGCCGGTATTCCAAAACTTCGCATCGAAGAGGCAGCAGCCCGCAAACAAGCCCGTATTGATAGTTCACAAGATATCATAGTAGGCGTAAACAAATACCGTTTAGACAAAGAAGATCCATTACACATTTTAGATGTGGATAACCAAATGGTACGCAAGCAACAAATTGAGCAATTGCAACACATTAAAGCCACGCGTGACAACGATAAAGTAAAAGCCTGTCTGGCAAAATTAACTGACTGTGCTCAAAACGCAAACGATAATTTACTATCTTTAGCCGTAGAAGCAGCCCGAAATCGAGCCACATTGGGAGAAATCAGTGATGCCCTCGAAGCGGTTTTCGGAAGATATAAAGCACAAATCAGAAGTTTCAGCGGCGTGTACAGTAAAGAAATCAAAAACGATCAAAGCTTTGAAAAAGCAAAACAATTAGCCGATGCCTTTGCGGTAAAAGAAGGGCGTCGTCCACGAATCATGATAGCCAAAATGGGACAGGATGGTCACGACCGTGGAGCCAAAGTAGTAGCCACAGGATATGCTGATGTAGGCTTTGATGTGGATATTGGTCCGTTATTCCAGACACCTGCAGAAGCGGCTAAACAAGCTGTTGAAAATGATGTACACATTTTAGGCGTTTCCTCATTGGCCGCCGGACACAAAACACTGGTTCCGCAAGTAATCGAAGAACTTAAAAAATACGGACGCGAAGATATAATGGTGATAGTAGGCGGTGTTATCCCGGCCCAAGATTACCAATTCCTCTTTGATGCCGGAGCCGTTGCTGTATTTGGTCCCGGTACTAAAATCAGCGAAGCAGCGATTAGTATTTTAGAGGTTTTATTAGAAGAGTAA
- a CDS encoding GIN domain-containing protein — protein sequence MKKIILLSFIFLTMASFGQKKEKVKGSKIVKLEQKEVSDFQSLEVEDNLEVFLVKGNECALEIEADDNLIPLVEYKIAGNNLRISTSKDLSSYKKLSVRVTYTDKFNMVIAKDETNVTALSDVVLDNITFKSYDYAKLFLNAKTKNFTLMANDKSKIELNLKSDKTAIDISKSAYVKALISSGEMRFDMYQKSSAEVEGDVIDLKLRLDNNTDFTGKKLTAKNGLLETAGYAKGSITVSNIATFDASGNSEIELYGEPVKMEVKRFADSAELHKKPTTK from the coding sequence ATGAAAAAAATTATCCTGCTGAGTTTTATTTTCCTTACTATGGCTTCTTTTGGTCAAAAAAAAGAAAAGGTAAAAGGATCCAAAATCGTAAAGCTAGAACAAAAAGAAGTCAGTGACTTTCAAAGCCTGGAAGTAGAAGACAACCTGGAAGTCTTTTTAGTAAAAGGGAACGAATGTGCTTTAGAAATTGAAGCCGATGATAATTTGATTCCGTTGGTTGAATATAAAATTGCAGGTAACAACCTCAGAATATCTACTTCAAAAGATTTATCAAGTTATAAAAAGTTGAGCGTTCGTGTAACCTATACCGACAAATTCAATATGGTTATTGCCAAAGATGAAACCAACGTAACAGCTCTTTCCGATGTAGTTTTAGACAACATCACTTTCAAAAGTTATGATTACGCCAAGCTTTTTCTGAACGCCAAAACCAAGAATTTCACATTGATGGCCAACGACAAATCAAAAATAGAACTGAATTTAAAGTCCGATAAAACCGCAATAGACATTAGCAAAAGTGCTTATGTAAAAGCCTTAATTTCCTCAGGCGAAATGCGATTCGACATGTATCAAAAATCCTCAGCCGAAGTAGAAGGCGATGTCATTGATTTAAAACTACGCTTAGACAACAACACCGATTTCACCGGGAAAAAACTAACCGCCAAAAACGGTTTGCTTGAAACCGCCGGTTATGCCAAAGGCAGTATTACCGTAAGCAATATTGCTACGTTTGATGCATCAGGTAACAGCGAAATCGAATTGTATGGCGAACCGGTAAAAATGGAAGTAAAACGCTTCGCCGACAGTGCCGAATTACACAAAAAACCAACCACCAAATAA
- a CDS encoding head GIN domain-containing protein, translating into MVKIITLGTKLIAAALATILFASCHTKIDWNNGIDGNGNVTKQTRNVENNFSKVDISRGLNVTLEQADTYFVEVEADDNLQNHISVRVENGTLVITSDDNIDVATAKNVHVKMPSLTGVEVTSGASVSTNKVFTGTDILVKTSSGSEAELALEYDNIKCESTSGSSQEIKGKALTLKTASSSGSTIDAKGLLVNDVIAESTSGSDTNVHPIVSLKAHASSGSSIDYDTNPKTISKEENSGGSVSKE; encoded by the coding sequence ATGGTAAAAATCATCACACTAGGTACCAAGCTAATAGCAGCTGCTTTAGCCACCATCCTTTTTGCCTCATGCCACACTAAAATTGATTGGAATAACGGTATCGATGGCAATGGCAATGTTACCAAACAAACCCGCAACGTTGAAAATAATTTTTCTAAAGTGGATATAAGCCGCGGCTTAAATGTAACCTTGGAACAAGCCGACACTTATTTTGTTGAAGTTGAAGCCGATGACAATTTACAAAATCACATTTCAGTTAGAGTAGAAAACGGCACCTTAGTCATTACCTCTGATGACAATATTGATGTAGCTACTGCTAAAAATGTCCATGTAAAAATGCCCAGCTTAACCGGAGTTGAAGTTACCAGTGGTGCTTCTGTATCAACCAACAAAGTATTTACAGGAACCGATATTTTGGTAAAAACCAGCAGTGGCAGTGAAGCCGAACTGGCCTTAGAGTATGATAACATCAAATGTGAATCAACCAGCGGAAGCTCACAGGAAATCAAAGGAAAAGCATTAACATTAAAAACCGCCTCCTCCAGTGGCAGTACTATTGACGCCAAAGGATTATTGGTAAATGATGTCATTGCCGAATCCACCAGTGGCAGTGACACCAATGTCCATCCGATTGTGAGTTTGAAAGCTCATGCCTCCAGCGGAAGCTCGATAGATTATGATACGAACCCCAAAACGATTTCCAAAGAAGAAAATTCAGGCGGAAGTGTTTCGAAAGAATAA
- a CDS encoding FtsB family cell division protein, with the protein MSLFKNLTDSYPILKILGNRYVIVLVFFTVWMLFLDNTSYMEHRILNKQLDELEDNKKYYQDEIKKDEENIKLLKNPDQIEKYAREKYYMKRDSEDIYIIEFEGDSIKEEQSSSKSL; encoded by the coding sequence ATGAGTTTATTTAAAAACCTGACTGATTCTTATCCGATTCTCAAAATATTGGGAAACAGATATGTTATCGTGTTGGTTTTTTTTACCGTATGGATGCTGTTCTTAGACAATACTTCTTATATGGAACACCGCATACTAAACAAACAGCTTGACGAACTCGAAGACAACAAAAAATACTATCAGGACGAAATCAAAAAAGACGAAGAGAATATCAAACTCCTCAAAAATCCGGACCAGATAGAAAAATATGCTCGCGAAAAATACTATATGAAACGCGACAGCGAAGACATCTACATCATTGAATTTGAAGGCGATTCCATCAAAGAAGAGCAATCCAGTTCAAAATCTTTATAA
- a CDS encoding methylmalonyl-CoA mutase subunit beta, which yields MAEHLFDAFESVTSKQWKQQIQYELKGADYNETLVWESPEGIKVKPFYHNDEDTAKVSINTPEKPFAILQNIFVHDVKKSNERALDSLNRGAESIRFTIENESVSLEELMQNLPLGATAYFFHLPFLSIDFVTKLNAFAKKNNANLSVQIDPIGQLVKDGNWFGNLEQDFQKLNDIAATTATSFLTVNSRTYQNAGANMVQQLAYTLAHVNEYFNRIKNSNQPITIEVAVGTNYFFEIAKLRALRLLFNTLAKEHQHTSDCYIIVTPTKRNKTLYDYNVNMLRTTTECMSAILGGANAVANLPYDSLYHKDNEFGDRIARNQLLVLKHESYFDKVNNPADGAYYIETLTEQLAEKALQLFKDIETNGGLITQLVEGTIQKKINESAAKEQELFDNGKEILLGTNKYPNKNDKMKHDLELYPFVKQNPRKTLIVPVIEKRLAEKTEQERLAQEE from the coding sequence ATGGCTGAACATTTATTTGATGCGTTCGAATCGGTTACTTCCAAACAATGGAAACAACAAATTCAATACGAACTCAAAGGCGCCGACTATAATGAAACTTTGGTTTGGGAATCCCCCGAAGGTATCAAAGTCAAGCCTTTTTACCATAACGATGAAGACACTGCTAAAGTAAGCATCAATACTCCTGAAAAACCTTTTGCTATCCTGCAAAATATCTTTGTACATGATGTAAAAAAATCCAACGAACGAGCCTTAGACAGCTTGAATCGAGGAGCCGAAAGCATTCGTTTTACTATAGAAAATGAATCCGTTTCTCTGGAAGAATTAATGCAAAACCTTCCTTTGGGAGCTACTGCTTATTTTTTTCATTTACCTTTCCTCTCGATTGATTTCGTTACTAAGCTTAATGCTTTTGCTAAAAAAAATAACGCTAATCTCTCAGTTCAAATTGACCCGATTGGACAGTTAGTAAAAGACGGCAACTGGTTCGGAAATTTAGAACAAGATTTTCAGAAGTTAAATGATATTGCTGCAACAACCGCTACTTCATTTCTTACAGTAAATTCAAGAACTTACCAAAATGCCGGGGCCAATATGGTGCAACAATTGGCCTATACTTTGGCGCATGTGAATGAATATTTTAATCGAATTAAAAACAGTAATCAACCCATTACTATTGAAGTAGCCGTAGGCACCAATTACTTTTTTGAGATTGCCAAGTTGAGAGCCTTACGTTTGTTGTTCAATACATTGGCTAAAGAGCACCAACACACTTCTGATTGTTACATCATAGTTACCCCAACCAAACGCAACAAAACACTCTATGATTACAACGTTAATATGCTCCGCACTACCACCGAATGTATGAGTGCTATACTGGGTGGAGCCAATGCCGTAGCCAATTTACCCTACGACAGTTTATACCACAAAGACAATGAGTTTGGTGACAGAATAGCGCGTAATCAGCTACTGGTTTTAAAACACGAAAGTTATTTTGACAAAGTAAACAACCCGGCGGATGGTGCGTATTATATAGAAACCTTGACCGAACAATTAGCCGAAAAAGCCCTGCAGTTATTCAAAGATATCGAAACCAATGGCGGTTTGATTACCCAATTGGTGGAAGGTACTATTCAAAAGAAAATCAATGAAAGTGCAGCCAAAGAACAGGAATTGTTTGATAACGGTAAAGAAATTTTATTGGGAACCAACAAGTATCCCAACAAAAATGATAAAATGAAACACGATTTGGAGTTATACCCTTTCGTTAAACAAAATCCACGCAAAACGTTAATCGTTCCGGTAATTGAAAAACGATTGGCTGAAAAAACTGAACAGGAACGATTAGCACAGGAGGAATAA